The following are encoded in a window of Ricinus communis isolate WT05 ecotype wild-type chromosome 4, ASM1957865v1, whole genome shotgun sequence genomic DNA:
- the LOC125369837 gene encoding uncharacterized protein LOC125369837, which yields MQVHAVQVGCKFCSGPHYSTNCNVGGMFASPSTSSHSPPFIVSADPKWVDSSRNAEATKAKEPEKEEAKEIPLREYQPKISYPVGLKQAQVEQQFGKLLENFKQLHINLSFVEVISQMPRYVKFLNEILNNKRKFEDLERVTLNKECSTIFQNKLPEKRHDPGSFTIPCVIGNLSVNDALADLEASINVIPYNLFVELWLGETKPTRMSIQLADRSVKYPRGIVENVLVKVNKFIFHIDFVILDMDGESSVPLILGRPLFAIFMAMIDVCDGKLKLRVGDETVTFDLHNSISQSLDHNNVVYAINVFDDAIETQL from the exons ATGCAGGTTCATGCAGTACAGGTTGGCTGCAAGTTCTGTAGTGGCCCGCACTACAGTACAAACTGTAATGTGGGAGGAATGTTTGCTTCACCTTCCACTTCTTCTCATTCTCCACCTTTTATTGTTTCTGCTGACCCTAAATGG GTAGATTCAAGCAGGAATGCTGAAGCTACCAAGGCGAAGGAACCAGAGAAGGAAGAGGCCAAGGAGATTCCACTAAGGGAATACCAGCCTAAAATTTCGTATCCTGTTGGATTAAAGCAAGCGCAAGTCGAGCAGCAGTTTGGTAaattattggaaaattttaaaCAACTGCATATAAACTTATCTTTTGTTGAAGTTATTTCGCAGATGCCTAGGTATGTGAAGTTCTTAAATGAGATTCTTAACAACAAAAGGAAGTTTGAGGACTTGGAGCGCGTGACGCTAAACAAGGAATGTTCAACAATTTTCCAAAACAAGTTACCAGAAAAGCGAcatgatccagggagttttactattccttgtGTTATAGGTAACTTATCTGTTAATGATGCTTTAGCTGATTTAGAGGCTAGCATAAATGTAATACCATACAACCTGTTTGTAGAGTTATGGTTGGGAGAGACCAAGCCCACTAGGATGAGTATACAGTTAGCTGATAGATCTGTTAAGTATCCTAGGGGTATTGTAGAGAATGTGCTAGTAAAAgtaaacaaatttatatttcatattgATTTTGTGATCTTGGACATGGACGGTGAGAGTAGTGTACCCTTAATTCTAGGTAGACCTTTGTTTGCAATATTTATGGCAATgatagatgtttgtgatggaaagtTAAAACTTAGGGTAGGGGATGAGACTGTCACCTTTGACTTGCATAATTCCATAAGCCAGTCTCTAGATCATAATAATGTTGTGTATGCTATTAATGTATTTGACGATGCTATTGAGACACAGTTATAG